From one Calypte anna isolate BGI_N300 chromosome 11, bCalAnn1_v1.p, whole genome shotgun sequence genomic stretch:
- the GSE1 gene encoding genetic suppressor element 1 isoform X3 — protein MEERSSRWTARPTGMSHEPKSPSLGMLSTATRTTATVSPLTPSPLNGSLVPNGSPAASTTLSVQAAPSSSFAAALRKLAKQAEEPRGSSLSSESSPVSSPATNHSSPASTPKRGPMGPIIVPPGGHSVPSTPPVVTIAPTKTVNGVWRSEGRQQEAGSRGSSSSSGRERLISEPPLGQEKAGGPTVPSHLLGTPYSFGLPPSSVVQDSRFPPLNLQRPVHHVVPPSAVTEDYLRSFRPYHTAEDLRMSSLPPLGLDPATAAAYYHPSYLTHHPFPHPAFRMDESYCLSALRSPFYPLPAPGSLPPLHPSAMHLHLSGVRYPPELSHSSLSALQSERISSLAAERLQMDEELRQREREREKEREREADREREKEREREREREKELEREREKERELERQRERAREKELSMVKAMEGPFLPVAELHGLRGHPVEERGKPALPEPLAPGRPEKLKDSVLPTPKPIQHPLHPPPASHHPVPSLIPNHSVFPLPGSSAATALLIHRTNEEEKWLARQRRLRQEKEDRQSQVSEFRQQVLEQHLEMGRTPSQPEPEHRPEHPRSSSSRHEPSGREPGQHFSGPPPLISPKPHPHPVPTSLWNPVSLMESPPDPPRRLPEPHILHSHPAPFEPSRLVKVERVFCSEKLEEGLRKRDPLEKYPPPGREPGAPEHGGFTHAPFLTELEKSTQSILSQQRPQAPSFTEATKATSPYCPQPQPRAQDPMYIYDEFVQQHRRLVSKLDLEERRRREAREKGYYYDLDDSCDDSDEEEVRAHLRCVAEQPPLKLDTSSEKLEFLQLFGLTTQQQKEELLSQKRRKRRRMLRERSPSPPPPQNKRRTPSPRLPLSTRYSPDEMNNSPNFEEKKRFLTIFNLTHISAEKRKDKEKLVEMLQAMKQKPTPAAVVVKSSPRDSPSGPTTELPVPPLLLDPDKPLGIAVSVPEPQKTAELGRLEQLRAQELPRVKEPGSTPGEKPRLGDGHPGKKALSILGYVRGPLPSKDIPVPLSHSMNGKSKPWEPFIAEEFAHQFHESVLQSTQKALQKHKGGTSEQNHKLDASIHYNIPELQTPSRLAAPPPQNGTSSEGLLPPRGMPPLPRDSASEEEEEEEEEEEGEEEEDYPRPKWQGIEAIFEAYQEHIEEQNLERQVLQTQCRRLEAQHYSLSLTAEQLSHSMAELRNQKQKMVSERERLQAELDHLRKCLALPALQWSRGYFKGYPR, from the exons GCATGAGCCATGAGCCGAAGTCACCGTCCCTAGGAATGCTCTCCACTGCCACCCGCACCACTGCCACCGTCAGCCCCCTCACCCCTTCCCCCCTCAATGGCTCCCTGGTCCCCaatggcagcccagcagccagcaccacTTTGTCTGTCCAGGCAGCACCTTCCTCCAGCTTCGCCGCAGCCCTCCGCAAGCTCGCCAAGCAGGCTGAGGAACCCAGAG GTTCCTCACTGAGCAGTGAGTCGTCCCCCGTGTCCTCACCTGCCACCAACCACAgctcccctgccagcacccccaAACGTGGCCCCATGGGGCCCATCATCGTGCCACCGGGGGGGCACAGTGTGCCCAGCACCCCCCCTGTTGTCACCATTGCCCCCACCAAGACGGTCAATGGGGTCTGGAGGAGTGAGGGCAGACAG CAGGAAGCGGGGTCccggggcagcagcagcagcagcggccGTGAGCGCCTCATCTCAGAGCCCCCCCTGGGGCAGGAGAAAGCTGGGGGTCCCACTgtcccctcccacctcctggGGACACCCTACTCCTTTGGGCTGCCCCCCAGCTCTGTCGTCCAGGACTCCCGTTTCCCACCCCTCAA cCTCCAGAGACCCGTCCACCACGTGGTCCCTCCCAGTGCTGTCACCGAGGATTATTTGAGGAGTTTCCGTCCCTACCACACGGCCGAGGACCTCAGGATGTCCTCCCTGCCACCCCTGGGCCTCGACCCAGCCACCGCTGCTGCTTATTATCACCCCAGCTACCTGACCCATCACCCCTTCCCACACCCAGCATTCAG GATGGATGAATCCTACTGCCTCTCGGCACTGCGCTCCCCCTTCTACCCCCTGCCAGCCCCGGGCTCACTGCCCCCCCTGCACCCCTCGGCCATGCACCTGCACCTCTCGGGGGTCCGGTACCCCCCCGAGCTCTCCCActcctccctctctgccctccagTCCGAGCGCATCTCCAGCCTCGCCGCCGAGAG GCTGCAAATGGACGAGGAGCTGAGGCAACGGGAGCGGGAGcgggagaaggaaagggagcgAGAAGCCGACCGGGAACGGGAGAAGGAACGGGAAcgggagagggaaagggagaaagagctAGAACGGGAACGGGAGAAGGAACGGGAGCTggagagacagagggagagagCCCGGGAGAAGGAGCTCAGCATGGTGAAAGCCATGGAGGGGCCGTTCCTCCCCGTGGCTGAGCTGCACGGGCTGCGGGGGCACCCggtggaggagaggggaaaaccAGCCCTGCCCGAGCCTCTGGCACCCGGCAGACCAG aGAAACTCAAGGACTCGGTGCTGCCCACTCCAAAACCCATCCAGCACCCTCTGCACCCACCTCCCGCCTCCCaccaccctgtccccagcctgaTCCCCAACCACAGCGTTTTCCCCTTGCCGGGGAGCAgtgcagccacagctctgctcatcCACCGCACCAACGAGGAGGAGAAGTGGCTGGCTCGCCAGCGCCGCCTGCGCCAGGAGAAGGAGGATCGCCAGTCCCAGGTCTCCGAGTTCCGGCAGCAAGTCCTGGAGCAGCACCTGGAGATGGGACGGACCCCCAGCCAACCCGAGCCTGAGCATCGCCCCGAGCACCCCAG GTCGAGCTCCAGCCGGCACGAGCCGAGTGGGCGGGAGCCAGGGCAGCACTTCAGTGGTCCCCCTCCCCTCATCTCCCCCaaaccccatccccaccccGTCCCCACCTCCCTCTGGAACCCCGTCTCCTTGATGGAAAGTCCTCCCGACCCTCCCCGCCGGCTCCCCGAGCCCCACATCCTCCACAGCCACCCGGCCCCCTTCGAGCCCAGCCGTCTGGTGAAGGTGGAGAGGGTCTTCTGCTCCGAGAAGCTGGAGGAAGGCTTGAGGAAGAGGGACCCTCTGGAAAAATACCCCCCCCCGGGACGAGAGCCGGGTGCTCCGGAGCACGGGGGCTTCACCCACGCTCCCTTTTTAACCGAGCTGGAGAAATCCACGCAGAGCATCTTGAGCCAACAGAGACCTCAGGCCCCTTCTTTCACTGAGGCCACCAAAGCCACCTCACCCTACTGTCCCCAACCCCAACCTCGAGCCCAGGACCCGATGTACATCTACGATGAGTTCGTGCAGCAGCACCGCAGGTTGGTCAGCAAACTGGACCTGGAGGAACGCCGGCGCCGAGAGGCTCGAGAGAAGG gTTATTATTATGACCTGGATGACTCCTGTGATGACAGTGACGAGGAGGAGGTGCGGGCTCACCTCCGCTGCGTGGCTGAGCAGCCCCCCCTGAAGCTGGACACGTCCTCTGAG AAGCTGGAGTTCCTGCAGCTCTTCGGGCTGACCACgcagcagcagaaggaggagctgctgagccagAAGCGGCGCAAGAGGCGGCGGATGCTGCGGGAGAGGAGCccctcaccaccacccccccagaACAAACGCCGCACCCCCTCCCCACGCCTCCCCCTCTCCACCCGCTACAGCCCCGACGAGATGAACAACAGCCCCAactttgaggagaaaaaacGTTTCCTCACCATCTTCAACCTCACCCACATCAGCGCCGAGAAGAGGAAAG ACAAGGAGAAGCTGGTGGAGATGCTCCAAGCCATGAAGCAGAAGCCCACGCCAGCTGCTGTGGTGGTGAAGAGCTCCCCACGGGACAGCCCCAGTGGCCCCACCACTG AGCTTCCAGtgcctcctctcctgctggATCCAGATAAACCCCTGGGCATCGCTGTCTCTGTACCAGAGCCCCAGAAGAcggcagagctgggcaggttGGAGCAGCTGAGAGCCCAGGAGCTCCCAAGGGTGAAGGAACCAGGCAGCACCCCAGGGGAGAAACCCCGTCTGGGTGATGGGCACCCCGGGAAGAAGGCACTCAGCATCCTTGGCTACGTCAGGGGTCCCCTGCCCAGCAAGGACATCCCAGTGCCACTGTCCCACAGCATGAATGGGAAGAGCAAACCTTGGGAACCCTTCATTGCTGAGGAGTTTGCCCATCAGTTCCACGAGTCTGTGCTGCAGTCCACCCAGAAGGCCTTGCAGAAGCATAAag GGGGGACGTCGGAGCAGAACCACAAACTCGATGCCTCCATCCACTACAACATCCCTGAGCTGCAGACCCCCAGTCGCCTGGCTGCACCCCCCCCCCAGAATGGCACCAGCTCCGAGGGGCTGCTGCCCCCCCGGGGGATGCCCCCCCTGCCCCGGGACTCAGCCTccgaggaggaggaagaggaggaggaagaggaagagggggaagaagaggaggactACCCCAGGCCCAAGTGGCAAGGAATCGAGGCAATTTTTGAAGCTTACCAGGAACATATAGAAG AACAAAACCTGGAGCGCCAAGTGCTGCAGACCCAGTGCCGGCGGCTGGAAGCTCAGCACTACAGCCTGAGCctgacagcagagcagctttccCACAGCATGGCA gagctgaggaacCAGAAGCAGAAGATGGTGTCAGAACgggagaggctgcaggcagagctggatcACCTGCGGAAGTGCcttgccctgcctgccctccagTGGTCCAGGGGGTATTTTAAGGGGTATCCCAGGTGA
- the GSE1 gene encoding genetic suppressor element 1 isoform X4 yields the protein MSHEPKSPSLGMLSTATRTTATVSPLTPSPLNGSLVPNGSPAASTTLSVQAAPSSSFAAALRKLAKQAEEPRGSSLSSESSPVSSPATNHSSPASTPKRGPMGPIIVPPGGHSVPSTPPVVTIAPTKTVNGVWRSEGRQQEAGSRGSSSSSGRERLISEPPLGQEKAGGPTVPSHLLGTPYSFGLPPSSVVQDSRFPPLNLQRPVHHVVPPSAVTEDYLRSFRPYHTAEDLRMSSLPPLGLDPATAAAYYHPSYLTHHPFPHPAFRMDESYCLSALRSPFYPLPAPGSLPPLHPSAMHLHLSGVRYPPELSHSSLSALQSERISSLAAERLQMDEELRQREREREKEREREADREREKEREREREREKELEREREKERELERQRERAREKELSMVKAMEGPFLPVAELHGLRGHPVEERGKPALPEPLAPGRPEKLKDSVLPTPKPIQHPLHPPPASHHPVPSLIPNHSVFPLPGSSAATALLIHRTNEEEKWLARQRRLRQEKEDRQSQVSEFRQQVLEQHLEMGRTPSQPEPEHRPEHPRSSSSRHEPSGREPGQHFSGPPPLISPKPHPHPVPTSLWNPVSLMESPPDPPRRLPEPHILHSHPAPFEPSRLVKVERVFCSEKLEEGLRKRDPLEKYPPPGREPGAPEHGGFTHAPFLTELEKSTQSILSQQRPQAPSFTEATKATSPYCPQPQPRAQDPMYIYDEFVQQHRRLVSKLDLEERRRREAREKGYYYDLDDSCDDSDEEEVRAHLRCVAEQPPLKLDTSSEKLEFLQLFGLTTQQQKEELLSQKRRKRRRMLRERSPSPPPPQNKRRTPSPRLPLSTRYSPDEMNNSPNFEEKKRFLTIFNLTHISAEKRKDKEKLVEMLQAMKQKPTPAAVVVKSSPRDSPSGPTTELPVPPLLLDPDKPLGIAVSVPEPQKTAELGRLEQLRAQELPRVKEPGSTPGEKPRLGDGHPGKKALSILGYVRGPLPSKDIPVPLSHSMNGKSKPWEPFIAEEFAHQFHESVLQSTQKALQKHKGGTSEQNHKLDASIHYNIPELQTPSRLAAPPPQNGTSSEGLLPPRGMPPLPRDSASEEEEEEEEEEEGEEEEDYPRPKWQGIEAIFEAYQEHIEEQNLERQVLQTQCRRLEAQHYSLSLTAEQLSHSMAELRNQKQKMVSERERLQAELDHLRKCLALPALQWSRGYFKGYPR from the exons ATGAGCCATGAGCCGAAGTCACCGTCCCTAGGAATGCTCTCCACTGCCACCCGCACCACTGCCACCGTCAGCCCCCTCACCCCTTCCCCCCTCAATGGCTCCCTGGTCCCCaatggcagcccagcagccagcaccacTTTGTCTGTCCAGGCAGCACCTTCCTCCAGCTTCGCCGCAGCCCTCCGCAAGCTCGCCAAGCAGGCTGAGGAACCCAGAG GTTCCTCACTGAGCAGTGAGTCGTCCCCCGTGTCCTCACCTGCCACCAACCACAgctcccctgccagcacccccaAACGTGGCCCCATGGGGCCCATCATCGTGCCACCGGGGGGGCACAGTGTGCCCAGCACCCCCCCTGTTGTCACCATTGCCCCCACCAAGACGGTCAATGGGGTCTGGAGGAGTGAGGGCAGACAG CAGGAAGCGGGGTCccggggcagcagcagcagcagcggccGTGAGCGCCTCATCTCAGAGCCCCCCCTGGGGCAGGAGAAAGCTGGGGGTCCCACTgtcccctcccacctcctggGGACACCCTACTCCTTTGGGCTGCCCCCCAGCTCTGTCGTCCAGGACTCCCGTTTCCCACCCCTCAA cCTCCAGAGACCCGTCCACCACGTGGTCCCTCCCAGTGCTGTCACCGAGGATTATTTGAGGAGTTTCCGTCCCTACCACACGGCCGAGGACCTCAGGATGTCCTCCCTGCCACCCCTGGGCCTCGACCCAGCCACCGCTGCTGCTTATTATCACCCCAGCTACCTGACCCATCACCCCTTCCCACACCCAGCATTCAG GATGGATGAATCCTACTGCCTCTCGGCACTGCGCTCCCCCTTCTACCCCCTGCCAGCCCCGGGCTCACTGCCCCCCCTGCACCCCTCGGCCATGCACCTGCACCTCTCGGGGGTCCGGTACCCCCCCGAGCTCTCCCActcctccctctctgccctccagTCCGAGCGCATCTCCAGCCTCGCCGCCGAGAG GCTGCAAATGGACGAGGAGCTGAGGCAACGGGAGCGGGAGcgggagaaggaaagggagcgAGAAGCCGACCGGGAACGGGAGAAGGAACGGGAAcgggagagggaaagggagaaagagctAGAACGGGAACGGGAGAAGGAACGGGAGCTggagagacagagggagagagCCCGGGAGAAGGAGCTCAGCATGGTGAAAGCCATGGAGGGGCCGTTCCTCCCCGTGGCTGAGCTGCACGGGCTGCGGGGGCACCCggtggaggagaggggaaaaccAGCCCTGCCCGAGCCTCTGGCACCCGGCAGACCAG aGAAACTCAAGGACTCGGTGCTGCCCACTCCAAAACCCATCCAGCACCCTCTGCACCCACCTCCCGCCTCCCaccaccctgtccccagcctgaTCCCCAACCACAGCGTTTTCCCCTTGCCGGGGAGCAgtgcagccacagctctgctcatcCACCGCACCAACGAGGAGGAGAAGTGGCTGGCTCGCCAGCGCCGCCTGCGCCAGGAGAAGGAGGATCGCCAGTCCCAGGTCTCCGAGTTCCGGCAGCAAGTCCTGGAGCAGCACCTGGAGATGGGACGGACCCCCAGCCAACCCGAGCCTGAGCATCGCCCCGAGCACCCCAG GTCGAGCTCCAGCCGGCACGAGCCGAGTGGGCGGGAGCCAGGGCAGCACTTCAGTGGTCCCCCTCCCCTCATCTCCCCCaaaccccatccccaccccGTCCCCACCTCCCTCTGGAACCCCGTCTCCTTGATGGAAAGTCCTCCCGACCCTCCCCGCCGGCTCCCCGAGCCCCACATCCTCCACAGCCACCCGGCCCCCTTCGAGCCCAGCCGTCTGGTGAAGGTGGAGAGGGTCTTCTGCTCCGAGAAGCTGGAGGAAGGCTTGAGGAAGAGGGACCCTCTGGAAAAATACCCCCCCCCGGGACGAGAGCCGGGTGCTCCGGAGCACGGGGGCTTCACCCACGCTCCCTTTTTAACCGAGCTGGAGAAATCCACGCAGAGCATCTTGAGCCAACAGAGACCTCAGGCCCCTTCTTTCACTGAGGCCACCAAAGCCACCTCACCCTACTGTCCCCAACCCCAACCTCGAGCCCAGGACCCGATGTACATCTACGATGAGTTCGTGCAGCAGCACCGCAGGTTGGTCAGCAAACTGGACCTGGAGGAACGCCGGCGCCGAGAGGCTCGAGAGAAGG gTTATTATTATGACCTGGATGACTCCTGTGATGACAGTGACGAGGAGGAGGTGCGGGCTCACCTCCGCTGCGTGGCTGAGCAGCCCCCCCTGAAGCTGGACACGTCCTCTGAG AAGCTGGAGTTCCTGCAGCTCTTCGGGCTGACCACgcagcagcagaaggaggagctgctgagccagAAGCGGCGCAAGAGGCGGCGGATGCTGCGGGAGAGGAGCccctcaccaccacccccccagaACAAACGCCGCACCCCCTCCCCACGCCTCCCCCTCTCCACCCGCTACAGCCCCGACGAGATGAACAACAGCCCCAactttgaggagaaaaaacGTTTCCTCACCATCTTCAACCTCACCCACATCAGCGCCGAGAAGAGGAAAG ACAAGGAGAAGCTGGTGGAGATGCTCCAAGCCATGAAGCAGAAGCCCACGCCAGCTGCTGTGGTGGTGAAGAGCTCCCCACGGGACAGCCCCAGTGGCCCCACCACTG AGCTTCCAGtgcctcctctcctgctggATCCAGATAAACCCCTGGGCATCGCTGTCTCTGTACCAGAGCCCCAGAAGAcggcagagctgggcaggttGGAGCAGCTGAGAGCCCAGGAGCTCCCAAGGGTGAAGGAACCAGGCAGCACCCCAGGGGAGAAACCCCGTCTGGGTGATGGGCACCCCGGGAAGAAGGCACTCAGCATCCTTGGCTACGTCAGGGGTCCCCTGCCCAGCAAGGACATCCCAGTGCCACTGTCCCACAGCATGAATGGGAAGAGCAAACCTTGGGAACCCTTCATTGCTGAGGAGTTTGCCCATCAGTTCCACGAGTCTGTGCTGCAGTCCACCCAGAAGGCCTTGCAGAAGCATAAag GGGGGACGTCGGAGCAGAACCACAAACTCGATGCCTCCATCCACTACAACATCCCTGAGCTGCAGACCCCCAGTCGCCTGGCTGCACCCCCCCCCCAGAATGGCACCAGCTCCGAGGGGCTGCTGCCCCCCCGGGGGATGCCCCCCCTGCCCCGGGACTCAGCCTccgaggaggaggaagaggaggaggaagaggaagagggggaagaagaggaggactACCCCAGGCCCAAGTGGCAAGGAATCGAGGCAATTTTTGAAGCTTACCAGGAACATATAGAAG AACAAAACCTGGAGCGCCAAGTGCTGCAGACCCAGTGCCGGCGGCTGGAAGCTCAGCACTACAGCCTGAGCctgacagcagagcagctttccCACAGCATGGCA gagctgaggaacCAGAAGCAGAAGATGGTGTCAGAACgggagaggctgcaggcagagctggatcACCTGCGGAAGTGCcttgccctgcctgccctccagTGGTCCAGGGGGTATTTTAAGGGGTATCCCAGGTGA
- the GSE1 gene encoding genetic suppressor element 1 isoform X2 translates to MSHEPKSPSLGMLSTATRTTATVSPLTPSPLNGSLVPNGSPAASTTLSVQAAPSSSFAAALRKLAKQAEEPRGSSLSSESSPVSSPATNHSSPASTPKRGPMGPIIVPPGGHSVPSTPPVVTIAPTKTVNGVWRSEGRQQEAGSRGSSSSSGRERLISEPPLGQEKAGGPTVPSHLLGTPYSFGLPPSSVVQDSRFPPLNLQRPVHHVVPPSAVTEDYLRSFRPYHTAEDLRMSSLPPLGLDPATAAAYYHPSYLTHHPFPHPAFRMDESYCLSALRSPFYPLPAPGSLPPLHPSAMHLHLSGVRYPPELSHSSLSALQSERISSLAAERLQMDEELRQREREREKEREREADREREKEREREREREKELEREREKERELERQRERAREKELSMVKAMEGPFLPVAELHGLRGHPVEERGKPALPEPLAPGRPEKLKDSVLPTPKPIQHPLHPPPASHHPVPSLIPNHSVFPLPGSSAATALLIHRTNEEEKWLARQRRLRQEKEDRQSQVSEFRQQVLEQHLEMGRTPSQPEPEHRPEHPRSSSSRHEPSGREPGQHFSGPPPLISPKPHPHPVPTSLWNPVSLMESPPDPPRRLPEPHILHSHPAPFEPSRLVKVERVFCSEKLEEGLRKRDPLEKYPPPGREPGAPEHGGFTHAPFLTELEKSTQSILSQQRPQAPSFTEATKATSPYCPQPQPRAQDPMYIYDEFVQQHRRLVSKLDLEERRRREAREKGYYYDLDDSCDDSDEEEVRAHLRCVAEQPPLKLDTSSEKLEFLQLFGLTTQQQKEELLSQKRRKRRRMLRERSPSPPPPQNKRRTPSPRLPLSTRYSPDEMNNSPNFEEKKRFLTIFNLTHISAEKRKASHAADKEKLVEMLQAMKQKPTPAAVVVKSSPRDSPSGPTTELPVPPLLLDPDKPLGIAVSVPEPQKTAELGRLEQLRAQELPRVKEPGSTPGEKPRLGDGHPGKKALSILGYVRGPLPSKDIPVPLSHSMNGKSKPWEPFIAEEFAHQFHESVLQSTQKALQKHKGGTSEQNHKLDASIHYNIPELQTPSRLAAPPPQNGTSSEGLLPPRGMPPLPRDSASEEEEEEEEEEEGEEEEDYPRPKWQGIEAIFEAYQEHIEEQNLERQVLQTQCRRLEAQHYSLSLTAEQLSHSMAELRNQKQKMVSERERLQAELDHLRKCLALPALQWSRGYFKGYPR, encoded by the exons ATGAGCCATGAGCCGAAGTCACCGTCCCTAGGAATGCTCTCCACTGCCACCCGCACCACTGCCACCGTCAGCCCCCTCACCCCTTCCCCCCTCAATGGCTCCCTGGTCCCCaatggcagcccagcagccagcaccacTTTGTCTGTCCAGGCAGCACCTTCCTCCAGCTTCGCCGCAGCCCTCCGCAAGCTCGCCAAGCAGGCTGAGGAACCCAGAG GTTCCTCACTGAGCAGTGAGTCGTCCCCCGTGTCCTCACCTGCCACCAACCACAgctcccctgccagcacccccaAACGTGGCCCCATGGGGCCCATCATCGTGCCACCGGGGGGGCACAGTGTGCCCAGCACCCCCCCTGTTGTCACCATTGCCCCCACCAAGACGGTCAATGGGGTCTGGAGGAGTGAGGGCAGACAG CAGGAAGCGGGGTCccggggcagcagcagcagcagcggccGTGAGCGCCTCATCTCAGAGCCCCCCCTGGGGCAGGAGAAAGCTGGGGGTCCCACTgtcccctcccacctcctggGGACACCCTACTCCTTTGGGCTGCCCCCCAGCTCTGTCGTCCAGGACTCCCGTTTCCCACCCCTCAA cCTCCAGAGACCCGTCCACCACGTGGTCCCTCCCAGTGCTGTCACCGAGGATTATTTGAGGAGTTTCCGTCCCTACCACACGGCCGAGGACCTCAGGATGTCCTCCCTGCCACCCCTGGGCCTCGACCCAGCCACCGCTGCTGCTTATTATCACCCCAGCTACCTGACCCATCACCCCTTCCCACACCCAGCATTCAG GATGGATGAATCCTACTGCCTCTCGGCACTGCGCTCCCCCTTCTACCCCCTGCCAGCCCCGGGCTCACTGCCCCCCCTGCACCCCTCGGCCATGCACCTGCACCTCTCGGGGGTCCGGTACCCCCCCGAGCTCTCCCActcctccctctctgccctccagTCCGAGCGCATCTCCAGCCTCGCCGCCGAGAG GCTGCAAATGGACGAGGAGCTGAGGCAACGGGAGCGGGAGcgggagaaggaaagggagcgAGAAGCCGACCGGGAACGGGAGAAGGAACGGGAAcgggagagggaaagggagaaagagctAGAACGGGAACGGGAGAAGGAACGGGAGCTggagagacagagggagagagCCCGGGAGAAGGAGCTCAGCATGGTGAAAGCCATGGAGGGGCCGTTCCTCCCCGTGGCTGAGCTGCACGGGCTGCGGGGGCACCCggtggaggagaggggaaaaccAGCCCTGCCCGAGCCTCTGGCACCCGGCAGACCAG aGAAACTCAAGGACTCGGTGCTGCCCACTCCAAAACCCATCCAGCACCCTCTGCACCCACCTCCCGCCTCCCaccaccctgtccccagcctgaTCCCCAACCACAGCGTTTTCCCCTTGCCGGGGAGCAgtgcagccacagctctgctcatcCACCGCACCAACGAGGAGGAGAAGTGGCTGGCTCGCCAGCGCCGCCTGCGCCAGGAGAAGGAGGATCGCCAGTCCCAGGTCTCCGAGTTCCGGCAGCAAGTCCTGGAGCAGCACCTGGAGATGGGACGGACCCCCAGCCAACCCGAGCCTGAGCATCGCCCCGAGCACCCCAG GTCGAGCTCCAGCCGGCACGAGCCGAGTGGGCGGGAGCCAGGGCAGCACTTCAGTGGTCCCCCTCCCCTCATCTCCCCCaaaccccatccccaccccGTCCCCACCTCCCTCTGGAACCCCGTCTCCTTGATGGAAAGTCCTCCCGACCCTCCCCGCCGGCTCCCCGAGCCCCACATCCTCCACAGCCACCCGGCCCCCTTCGAGCCCAGCCGTCTGGTGAAGGTGGAGAGGGTCTTCTGCTCCGAGAAGCTGGAGGAAGGCTTGAGGAAGAGGGACCCTCTGGAAAAATACCCCCCCCCGGGACGAGAGCCGGGTGCTCCGGAGCACGGGGGCTTCACCCACGCTCCCTTTTTAACCGAGCTGGAGAAATCCACGCAGAGCATCTTGAGCCAACAGAGACCTCAGGCCCCTTCTTTCACTGAGGCCACCAAAGCCACCTCACCCTACTGTCCCCAACCCCAACCTCGAGCCCAGGACCCGATGTACATCTACGATGAGTTCGTGCAGCAGCACCGCAGGTTGGTCAGCAAACTGGACCTGGAGGAACGCCGGCGCCGAGAGGCTCGAGAGAAGG gTTATTATTATGACCTGGATGACTCCTGTGATGACAGTGACGAGGAGGAGGTGCGGGCTCACCTCCGCTGCGTGGCTGAGCAGCCCCCCCTGAAGCTGGACACGTCCTCTGAG AAGCTGGAGTTCCTGCAGCTCTTCGGGCTGACCACgcagcagcagaaggaggagctgctgagccagAAGCGGCGCAAGAGGCGGCGGATGCTGCGGGAGAGGAGCccctcaccaccacccccccagaACAAACGCCGCACCCCCTCCCCACGCCTCCCCCTCTCCACCCGCTACAGCCCCGACGAGATGAACAACAGCCCCAactttgaggagaaaaaacGTTTCCTCACCATCTTCAACCTCACCCACATCAGCGCCGAGAAGAGGAAAG CTTCCCATGCTGCAGACAAGGAGAAGCTGGTGGAGATGCTCCAAGCCATGAAGCAGAAGCCCACGCCAGCTGCTGTGGTGGTGAAGAGCTCCCCACGGGACAGCCCCAGTGGCCCCACCACTG AGCTTCCAGtgcctcctctcctgctggATCCAGATAAACCCCTGGGCATCGCTGTCTCTGTACCAGAGCCCCAGAAGAcggcagagctgggcaggttGGAGCAGCTGAGAGCCCAGGAGCTCCCAAGGGTGAAGGAACCAGGCAGCACCCCAGGGGAGAAACCCCGTCTGGGTGATGGGCACCCCGGGAAGAAGGCACTCAGCATCCTTGGCTACGTCAGGGGTCCCCTGCCCAGCAAGGACATCCCAGTGCCACTGTCCCACAGCATGAATGGGAAGAGCAAACCTTGGGAACCCTTCATTGCTGAGGAGTTTGCCCATCAGTTCCACGAGTCTGTGCTGCAGTCCACCCAGAAGGCCTTGCAGAAGCATAAag GGGGGACGTCGGAGCAGAACCACAAACTCGATGCCTCCATCCACTACAACATCCCTGAGCTGCAGACCCCCAGTCGCCTGGCTGCACCCCCCCCCCAGAATGGCACCAGCTCCGAGGGGCTGCTGCCCCCCCGGGGGATGCCCCCCCTGCCCCGGGACTCAGCCTccgaggaggaggaagaggaggaggaagaggaagagggggaagaagaggaggactACCCCAGGCCCAAGTGGCAAGGAATCGAGGCAATTTTTGAAGCTTACCAGGAACATATAGAAG AACAAAACCTGGAGCGCCAAGTGCTGCAGACCCAGTGCCGGCGGCTGGAAGCTCAGCACTACAGCCTGAGCctgacagcagagcagctttccCACAGCATGGCA gagctgaggaacCAGAAGCAGAAGATGGTGTCAGAACgggagaggctgcaggcagagctggatcACCTGCGGAAGTGCcttgccctgcctgccctccagTGGTCCAGGGGGTATTTTAAGGGGTATCCCAGGTGA